Genomic window (Pseudomonas sp. L5B5):
ATCGCCAACTGGCCTGCCAGACCTTGTGCCGCGATGGCATGCAGGTGGAGCGCAGCCAATGACCGCCACCCGCTTGCAATGCCAGTTGCTGATCGTCGGCAGTGGTCCGGCGGGGCTGGCGGCCGCTCGGGCCGCCAGCCAGCGCGCACGCTCGATCCTCGTGGTAGACGATAACCCGCGCCCCGGAGGCCAGATCTGGCGCAACGGGCCCGATCACCCGCCGACCGCCACCCAGGCCGAACGCTTCGAGGCGTTGCAGCATCCGGCGGTGCGCCACCTGGGTGGCACCCGCATCATTTGCGCCCTGGGGCCCCGTAGCCTGCTGCTGGAAGATGCCCGGCAAGCCTGGCAGGTGGAATATGAACAACTGATCCTGTGCTGCGGCGCCCAGGAACTGCTGCTGCCCTTTCCCGGCTGGACCCTGCCCGGCGTCACCGGTGCCGGAGGCTTGCAGGCATTGCTCAAGAACGGCCTGCCTCTGGCCGGCCAATCCGTGCTGATCGCCGGCAGTGGCCCGCTGCTGCTGGCCAGCGCCGCCACCGCACGCCAGGCCGGGGCCCGGGTGACCCGGGTGCTGGAGCAGGCCCCCGCCAGTGCCTTGCTGGGCTTCACCAGCCAGTTGTGGCGCTGGCCGAACAAGCTGGCCCAGGCCCTGCGCCTGGCGACCCCGGCCTATCGGTGCAATGCCCATGTGGTCGAGGCCCTCGGCGAGCAGCGCCTGGAAGCCGTGCGCATCCGCCAGGGGCGGCGCATCCAGGAAATACCCTGCGACTACCTGGCCTGCGGTTTCGGCCTGGTGCCCAACACCCGCCTGGCCAGTCACCTGGGCTGCCGTCTGGAACAGGGCGCCATCGCCGTCGACGCCGAACAGCGCAGCAGCCTGTCCCACATCTACGCCGCCGGTGAATGCACCGGTATCGGCGGCAGCGAGCTGTCGCAGGTTGAAGGTGAAATAGCCGGCTGTATCGCCACAGGGCAGCAAGATCGTGCTGCCGGGCTGGTTCGCCAGCGCCGGCATTGGCAGCGGTTTGCCGGTCAACTACGGAAACACTTCGCCCTGCAGCCGCCGATCCTCGAACTGGCCCGTCCTGATACCCTGCTCTGTCGTTGCGAGGATGTGCCCTATGCCACCGTGGCCGCCGCCCCCGACTGGCCCACGGCCAAGCTGCAAAGCCGGTGCGGCATGGGTGCCTGCCAGGGCCGGGTGTGTGCCAGCGCCGCCCAGCAGCTGTTCGGCTGGAGCATCACGCCGCCACGCGCACCGCTGGTACCGGCACGGATCGCCACCCTGATGCGGGACGGGGTACCACCGCATTCCGACATCTGCGAACCGCCAGCCGGGTGATCGTCCCGGCTGGCCCAGCCCCGCACTGTCGTGCCCCCTGGTTTCATCGACCCCGACAACAAGTCCCCCGCAGAGAGGCCGACGATGATCGATAGCGCACAGCTCCACCATTTGCCCCAGGCCATTGCCACCCTGCGCCCCCGGGATATCGACAGCCTGCTGGCCAGCATGGAGCTGATCATCCCCCTGCTGGACTGCATTCCCAACGCCGTGTTCTTCATCAAGGACCTGCAGGCCCGCTACCTGAGCGCCAACCTGACCCTGGCCCAGCGCTGCGGCTTCAAGAACATCCAGCCACTGCTGGGAAAGACCTCCGCCGAAGTCTTTCCGGTGATGCTCGGCCCGGTCTATACCGAGCAGGATCAACGGGTACTGCGCCAGGGCATCACCATCAAGGGGCAACTGGAACTGCACCTGTACGGCAGTCGCGAACCCGGATGGTGCCTGACCCACAAACTGCCCCTGCACGGGCGCAATGGCGAAATCATCGGCATGGCCGGCATCTCCCTGGACTTGCAGGCCGCTCGCGACACTCATCCGGCCTATGAGCGCCTGGCGGCGGTGGACCGACACATTCGCGAACATTACAGCGAGGCTATCCGCCTCGAAGACCTGACGCGCATCGCCAACCTGTCCATCGCCCAGCTGGAGCGCTACTGCAAGCGCATCTTCCACCTGACGCCACGGCAGATGATCCACAAGGCGCGCCTGGAGCATGCCTCGCGATTGCTGGTCACCGAAGAACCCATCACCGAAGTGGCATTGCAATGCGGTTACACCGATCACAGTGCCTTCAGCCGGCAGTTCAAGGCCCTGACCGGGCTCAGCCCGCGGCAGTTCCGGCTCAACGCCGGACGCTGAGGCGGGCCACAGGCAGACGAGGAATCATTCCTCGCAGAACGTGCAATAGTCGAACAGGCGCTTGAAGCCCAGCTTGCGGTAGATCGACAGGCCGTCCAGAGACGCCTCCAACACGCAGCTGCTGGCGCCCTGGGCCTTGACGAAGGCCAGTACCGAGTGGATCAGCGCCGTGGCATGACCGCGCCCCTGGCAGGCCTGCAAAGTGCCGATATCATCGAGCCGCGCTACCCCAGCCCCCATGGACAGGGTCAGGGCGCTCACCGGACGCTGGTCGACATACAGGGTGAAATGGCGCAGGTTCCGACCGGCCTGCGCGGCAGCCCGATGTCGGGCCAGGTACTGCTCGATCCCTCCACCACTGGACTCGAAGGCGCTCCCCACCGGCGCTCCCCAGTCCTCCAGGCAGTCATCGGTACTCCGCACATCCGCCTGCGACTGCAGGGACGCAGGGGCCTCATAGGCCGCAAGATCCAGGGCCATGCAGGTGGTCCGGTCCGCCGGCAACAGGCGCTGCTGGCGCAATTGCTCGCTGACCCGGGAGACATGGATCTCGGGCACCACCACGCAGAACGGCATGTCGGTACGCTGCAGGAACGCCACGCCCTCGGCCAGTCGCGCGGCGCTGTCGGCACCAAGATCGCGCATGATCAGCAGGTTCAGGCTGCTGGCCTCGACCCCGGTGCAATAGGCGCTCAGGTCAGGGCCGAAAGGACGATGGAATTGAGAAATGGACACGAAGAAATAATCTTCCGCCCGGTGATACAGGTCGATGATCGAAGCTCCTGCCTGCGTCATGCGCTGTCTCCTTGAACCGCAAGGCGCTCGAGCGGCACCCTATCCGGGCCACGTTAAGCCCGTAGCCCCAGGGGCTCCAGCACAATCCTGTTTTATTCTGCGAAGGAGTGTTTGCAGGTGTAAGCATCGCGCGGCCAGGCGCCTGACCATGGCTGGGCAGGCGCCGTCCAATCAGCCTTCCAGGTAGCCAGGCAGGCGCCCCGCCTGCAACGCCTTGGCCAGTTGCAGGTGGTTTTCCAGCTTGGGCAGGGTTTCCTCGGCAAACGCCTTGAGCTGAGGTACGTCGCTGGCCTCGGCCTGCTGGCGGATCTGCCGGATCGCTTGCTCGGTGCTGCGGATCTGGTTCGCGGCATAGGCACGGTCGAAGTCTTCGCCTTCGGCAACAGCCGGTATCAGGGTCTTGGCCTGGCTCATCACTTGCTCGCGGGGGGCGACCGGCAGGTCCAGCTGCCGGGCGATCCTGGCCAGGTGCTGGTTGGCCGTGGTGCGGTCGTTGATCACCTGGATGGTGTATTCCTTGACCGCCCTGGAAGAGGTTTGCTGATGTGCCTGGCGGCTGGCCTCGATGTCGGCCATGCCCTTGGCCGAGGCTTCATCGATGAAGGCGGCGGGAGACTGGGCCAGGGCACTGGTCGCTCCCAGGCCCAGAAGCAGCGCCAGGCCGGCGCTGCGCATGACAGTGGCGATGGCGTTCATGGTGTGGCTCTCCTGTTGCAGTGAATCGGTCGGGAGCAGCGACTCCCGCCTGCATAGGGAAACCCACAGGCCCTGAAGGTTTAGCCGGAACGACGAACGGCGTCGCACGCCATCAAGCGTTGGAGTGGCTCTTGTGGGCTCGCTTGGCCGCGTACATGGCCTCGTCGGCATGCTTGAACAACTGCTTTTCCTCCTGGCCATGCTCGGGGTACAAGCCGATGCCGATGCTCGGCAGGATGCTCAAGGAATGGCCGTCAAGGCGCAGCGGCTCGTCCAGGGCCCGCCGGATCTTCTCCGCCACCCGCTGGGCATCGTCGCTGTGCTGCACGTTCTCCAGGAGGATCACGAACTCGTCGCCGCCAATCCGCGCCACGGTGTCGCTTTCCCGGATACAGGCCTTGAGCCGGTTGGCCACCGCCTGCAACAGCATGTCGCCCACTGCATGCCCGCAGGTATCGTTGACCTCCTTGAACTTGTCCAGGTCGACATACAACAGAGCCATGCGCCCCGATTCGCGTCGGGCACGGGCCAGGGCCAGGCGCAGGCGCTCGCGCAGCAACTCGCGGTTGGGCAGGTGGGTCAACTGGTCATACTCGGCCATGTAGTGCAGCCGGGCATGCAACTGCTTGCGCTCGATGGCCGTGGCCAATTGCGCACTGACGTATTGCAGCAGCTCCTGGTCCTGCTCGGCGTAACCCTGGGTCGCGGGCGCACTCTTGACCATCAGCACGCCGATGGTGCCCTTCTGCGCATTGAGCGGCACACCGAGCCAGCCCCGCGGGCCCTGGAGGGCGGCAAATTCCTGCCACAGGTCCCGGGTCAAGGGGCACTCCGCGGTCAGCAGCAAGGGCTGGCCGCGCTGCAGGACTTCGCTGCAGAACCGGCCAATCAGCGTCCCCGGCAGTTCCGGGCTGCCTTCGCAGTCATCCACGTGATAGGGAAAGCTCAGGCTCCCGGAGCGCTCGTCATACAGGGCCAGGGCACAGTTCACCGCCGGCAACCACTCACCGATGATCCGGTGTACATGCCTGAACAGCACCAGCAGGTCTTCAGTGGCATGGGCGGCTTCGGAAATCGCGTACAACGCGGCCTGCCTGGACTCCGCCTGCTTGCGCTCGGTGATGTCCCGGGCTACGGCGATGCGCAACTGGTCGACCTCCGACCAGCGCGCCGACCAGAGAATGTGCGCCACGCGCCCGTCCTTGCGCAGGTAACGGTTCTCGAAATTGGGCTTGGGTACCCCGCCCATGATTTCCCGGGCGGCCTGCAGGGTGCGCTCGCGGTCGTCCGGATGCACCAGTTCGATCATCCGCCGACCGATCAGCTCATCGGCGGTGTAGCCGAAGACCCGTTCGCAGGCAGCGCTGACGAACACGAAGCGACCCTCGGCATCCACCGCACACACGGCGTCCAGGAGCAGGTCGATGAAACTGGCCAGAGGCGCGGAGTTCTTGGTTGCCATCAGAGAAAGCTACTACCCATGAAAAATGCACTGAGTACCCATCCCTTGAGCCCGACCAGCCGGCGCATGGCACCGGCTGCGTACCGTCGCAACCTGCGAACGGCCTTGCTTACGACTTGTTGCCAACCAGCCCGGGCACCGCATGCACCAGGGCATTGACCGCAAAACCGATGAACATCACCCCGCAGACCCGGGTGATCGCCAGCTCATGGCGCTGGTACCAGCCGCGTACCTGGCGCGCCCCCACGATGCCAATGAGAATAGCGTATGCCGCCAGGCCGCCGAGGAAACTCAGGGCGATCAGGCCGGGCAGCATCGACCAGCTGAGCATTTCGGCGCGGCTGGAAAGCAGCGCGGTGAAGGTCGCGACCGCCACCGGATAGGCCTTGGGATTGGTCAGGCCGAACAGTATCCCGTGCCAGAACGGGTTGCGTGCCGCGCCCTGGGGATCATCGGCATTGCCACCCTTGCTGCGGATCGCCCGCAGGCCGAGCCAGAACAGATACAGGCCACTGAGAAACCCCAGGATGTTGAACGCTTCGCTGCCGATTTCCCGGGCGCCGACGATAGCCACCAGCGCAGTGCTGCACCACACCACGTCCCCGACCATGTGCCCGCAGAGAAACCCTGCCCCGGCCTGCCGCCCACGAGCCGCACCGATACCGAACACCGCCAGCACCCCTGGCCCGGGGGTGATCGCATAGATGAATCCCGAGGTGATAACAGCCAGCAGCAGCGATGAGGTCATCGGCAAGACTCCAAGTCAGCGCACCTTGCAGGAGCGCCAGGCACAGGATGAATGCGCAGGATTTTGCACGATCCGGGGGCCTGACCACCAGCAGCATTGTTCAACGGTCGAACCAGCCCGGGCCATCAATCGACCGGGTAGAAGCGCATGCCGGCATACGGGCGCTCACGGCAGGCCTGCAACCGCGAGGCCAGGTCGCCGACATGGGCTTCGAGCTGATGCCCATCCGGGTCGAGAAAATAGAACGAAGCGCCTTCACTGCGGTTGTCGCGCCACTCCTCCACCCCGGCCTCGCGCAGGCGCTGGACGAAGGGCTGGAAGTCGGCAGCGTCCAGGCCAAAGGCGTAATGGGTGTAGTCGGCCACGGCAGGCACCTGGCGGTGAGGGTCCAGCGACAGGCACAACCACAGGCCCGGCAGCGACAGGTAGGCGCCGCCATCCCAACTGGCCTCCAGGCGCAGTTGCAGCAGCGCATGGTAGAAGCCCAGGCTGCGGGGCAGGTCGCTGACCGCCAGGGTCAAGTGATTGAGGCCGGTCAGCATGGGTCAAGGTCCTTTCAAGGAGCCGGGGATCGGATAACGCGAACCATCGTAGTGCAGGGTCACCGTGCTAGTGCTGGCGGGCAGGTCGCGACTGCCGCAGCCATCGCGCCCCTTGAAATGCTCGGTCTTGAGTTCGCGGCTCCGCACGATCAGGTCGGCGTAACCATGATGCTGGCCAGGTCCTGTTGCCAGGGTCCGGTGCAGAATCCGGGAATGTCCCGAGCATTCACCGCCCCAACCGAATTCGCCAGCGCTTTCATCCACCACCAGTCCCTCCAGCAACGGCAGGATTTGCTTGTCGTCACGCCGGTAGAGGGTCAGCACGGTTTTCTCGTAGGGCGCAGCGCTGGAGCCGTGGCTGTAAAGAACGCGCAGGCCAAAGGCCCGCTCCGCCTGGTTCAAGCGGTAGCGCGCCGTGTCGATCTGCAGCCCCTGCAAGGCCACGGCATCGGAGAACAGCGCCGAGTCCTTGTAGTTGCTGGCCACGGCCCAGCTCGAGTCGTCCAACAGCAGCGCCACATCCAGGCTGTAGCTGCGCGTGCCGTCGTCCCGCTGCCCCGGCATCGGGGTCGCCCGAGCAGTGATGCTCATCCCCGGCTCCGCAGGCCAGGCTTTGCACACATGAAGTTCGCCTGGGACATCGACCCGGCTATCACACTCGGCCTGCGCCGCCGTGACGACCAGTAGCCCCCACAACAGCAGCGCGCAGCCATATCCAGACTGTTTCATCGCAACGCCTTCAAAGACCGCTGAACTCACTGGGCAGGACATAACGCTGACCGTCGTAATGCAGGGTGGTCAACACCGGCTGGGTGGTGACGGAACGGGACTGGCACTGCTCGCCCTGCCCCTCGCCCAGGGTGGTGACACTCACCGACCGCACGATCAGGTCGGCGTAACCCTGGCTACGGGTCCTGGCGATATCCAGGGTACGAGTGGTCTCCACCCGTTGCCCGGTGCATTGCCCGTCCCACTCACCGCTGTAGGAATAGGCCAGGAACTTCTCCATCACCGGGCGCAGCGTGTTGCCTTCGCGCACGTAGAGATTGAGCCAGACCTGGTCGAATGGATTGACCCGCGAGGAGCCCGAGAACGCCGCCCTGACACCGAAGGCACGCACCTGCGGCGCCAGTTGGAAGCGTCCGGTATCGAGCTTCAGGCTATCCAGGCGTATGGCATCGGAGACGAAGGCCGCCGGCTGGCGGTAGCTGGCCAGCACCTGGCCGCCCTTGCGGTCCAGCACCGCCAGTTGCAGGTCGTAGGTGCCGTCCTCGGTCGCATCGACAACCCCTGGCTCGGCGGTCAATTCCGAGAGCAGGCTGATGCTCTGGTCAGCGAAGGCTGGCCAATCCTTGCACAGGGAAAACCCCGGCACCTGGGCATTGCGCGGCGGCGGCAGGCACTGGGCAGCAACTGCAACGCTGCCCAGCAGCGCGCCGATGCAACCCAGCGCGGGGATCAGGAAGGATGGGCGGATCATTCACGGCTCCTTGTGATGAGGCGGGGGCAAAGGCCGCACTATCCTCTCTGGAGCCTGGGCTTTCAATCCGCCCTTTTTGCCTTTTATCAGAACGCGTTGCGGAAAATTTCCTCGATCTGCCGCTGCTCCGCTGGACGCGGGTTGGTCAGACCGCATGCATCGTTCAGCGCGTTGGCGGCCAGTACCGGGATGTCCTGCAACTTGGCGCCCAGTTCGCGCAGGCCAGCCGGGATGTCCACCTCGCGAGCCAGGGTTCGGATCGCCGCAATCGCTGCCTGGGCGCCCTCCTCCGGACTGAAACCGCGGATATCCGCGCCCATGGCATGGGCCACGTCGGTCAGGCGCTCGGCGCAGACCGTCGCATTGAAGCTCTGCACATGGGGCAGCAGCACTGCGTTGCACACACCATGGGGCAAGTCGTAGAAACCACCCAGCTGGTGGGCCATGGCATGCACAAACCCCAGGGATGCGTTGTTGAAGGCCATCCCGGCCAGGAACTGGGCATAGGCCATGTTCTCCCGCGCCTCCAGGTTGCTGCCGTCATGGACTGCCTGGCGCAGGTTCTGGCTGATCATGGTGATGGCTTTCAAGGCACAGGCATCGGTGATCGGATTGGCTGCGGTGGAGACATAGGCCTCCACGGCGTGAGTCAGGGCATCCATGCCGGTGGCGGCGGTCAGGCCCTTGGGCATGGCCACCATCAGCGCCGGATCATTGACCGACAGCAATGGGGTGACGTTGCGATCGACGATGGCCATTTTCACATGGCGTGATTCGTCGGTGATGATGCAGAAACGGGTCATCTCGCTGGCGGTGCCAGCAGTGGTGTTGATGGCGATCAGCGGCAACTGCGGCTTGGCCGAGCGATCGACCCCTTCGTAGTCACTGATATGCCCGCCGTTGGTGGCGCACAGGGCGATACCCTTGGCGCAGTCATGGGGCGAACCGCCCCCCAGGGAAATCACGCAATCGCACTTTTCCTGCTGCAGCCGAGCCAGGCCCTGCTCGACGTTGGCGATGCTCGGGTTGGGCTTGGCGCCGTCGTAGATCACCGAGTCGATGTCCTGCATGGCCAGCTTCTCGGCGATCATCCCGGCGACGCCGGCCTTGGCCAGCCCGGCATCGGTGACGATCAGCGCCTTGCGAAAGCCGTAGTTGCGGATGGCGTCCATGGCTTCGTCGAGGCAGTCGATGCCCATGATGTTGACGGCTGGAATGAAGAAGGTGCTGCTCATCAGGAAATCTCCAGGCGGGGGCCCATTCAGGGTCTCGATTCAATGTCTGTGGAACAGAATCGACCGATCGGTCACCGGCGTTGTTGATCTGG
Coding sequences:
- the fos gene encoding fosfomycin resistance glutathione transferase, producing the protein MLTGLNHLTLAVSDLPRSLGFYHALLQLRLEASWDGGAYLSLPGLWLCLSLDPHRQVPAVADYTHYAFGLDAADFQPFVQRLREAGVEEWRDNRSEGASFYFLDPDGHQLEAHVGDLASRLQACRERPYAGMRFYPVD
- a CDS encoding GNAT family N-acetyltransferase, yielding MTQAGASIIDLYHRAEDYFFVSISQFHRPFGPDLSAYCTGVEASSLNLLIMRDLGADSAARLAEGVAFLQRTDMPFCVVVPEIHVSRVSEQLRQQRLLPADRTTCMALDLAAYEAPASLQSQADVRSTDDCLEDWGAPVGSAFESSGGGIEQYLARHRAAAQAGRNLRHFTLYVDQRPVSALTLSMGAGVARLDDIGTLQACQGRGHATALIHSVLAFVKAQGASSCVLEASLDGLSIYRKLGFKRLFDYCTFCEE
- a CDS encoding FAD/NAD(P)-binding oxidoreductase — protein: MTATRLQCQLLIVGSGPAGLAAARAASQRARSILVVDDNPRPGGQIWRNGPDHPPTATQAERFEALQHPAVRHLGGTRIICALGPRSLLLEDARQAWQVEYEQLILCCGAQELLLPFPGWTLPGVTGAGGLQALLKNGLPLAGQSVLIAGSGPLLLASAATARQAGARVTRVLEQAPASALLGFTSQLWRWPNKLAQALRLATPAYRCNAHVVEALGEQRLEAVRIRQGRRIQEIPCDYLACGFGLVPNTRLASHLGCRLEQGAIAVDAEQRSSLSHIYAAGECTGIGGSELSQVEGEIAGCIATGQQDRAAGLVRQRRHWQRFAGQLRKHFALQPPILELARPDTLLCRCEDVPYATVAAAPDWPTAKLQSRCGMGACQGRVCASAAQQLFGWSITPPRAPLVPARIATLMRDGVPPHSDICEPPAG
- a CDS encoding LysE family translocator; the protein is MTSSLLLAVITSGFIYAITPGPGVLAVFGIGAARGRQAGAGFLCGHMVGDVVWCSTALVAIVGAREIGSEAFNILGFLSGLYLFWLGLRAIRSKGGNADDPQGAARNPFWHGILFGLTNPKAYPVAVATFTALLSSRAEMLSWSMLPGLIALSFLGGLAAYAILIGIVGARQVRGWYQRHELAITRVCGVMFIGFAVNALVHAVPGLVGNKS
- the yiaY gene encoding L-threonine dehydrogenase; protein product: MSSTFFIPAVNIMGIDCLDEAMDAIRNYGFRKALIVTDAGLAKAGVAGMIAEKLAMQDIDSVIYDGAKPNPSIANVEQGLARLQQEKCDCVISLGGGSPHDCAKGIALCATNGGHISDYEGVDRSAKPQLPLIAINTTAGTASEMTRFCIITDESRHVKMAIVDRNVTPLLSVNDPALMVAMPKGLTAATGMDALTHAVEAYVSTAANPITDACALKAITMISQNLRQAVHDGSNLEARENMAYAQFLAGMAFNNASLGFVHAMAHQLGGFYDLPHGVCNAVLLPHVQSFNATVCAERLTDVAHAMGADIRGFSPEEGAQAAIAAIRTLAREVDIPAGLRELGAKLQDIPVLAANALNDACGLTNPRPAEQRQIEEIFRNAF
- a CDS encoding AraC family transcriptional regulator, which translates into the protein MIDSAQLHHLPQAIATLRPRDIDSLLASMELIIPLLDCIPNAVFFIKDLQARYLSANLTLAQRCGFKNIQPLLGKTSAEVFPVMLGPVYTEQDQRVLRQGITIKGQLELHLYGSREPGWCLTHKLPLHGRNGEIIGMAGISLDLQAARDTHPAYERLAAVDRHIREHYSEAIRLEDLTRIANLSIAQLERYCKRIFHLTPRQMIHKARLEHASRLLVTEEPITEVALQCGYTDHSAFSRQFKALTGLSPRQFRLNAGR
- a CDS encoding DUF4142 domain-containing protein; translation: MNAIATVMRSAGLALLLGLGATSALAQSPAAFIDEASAKGMADIEASRQAHQQTSSRAVKEYTIQVINDRTTANQHLARIARQLDLPVAPREQVMSQAKTLIPAVAEGEDFDRAYAANQIRSTEQAIRQIRQQAEASDVPQLKAFAEETLPKLENHLQLAKALQAGRLPGYLEG
- a CDS encoding sensor domain-containing diguanylate cyclase; the protein is MATKNSAPLASFIDLLLDAVCAVDAEGRFVFVSAACERVFGYTADELIGRRMIELVHPDDRERTLQAAREIMGGVPKPNFENRYLRKDGRVAHILWSARWSEVDQLRIAVARDITERKQAESRQAALYAISEAAHATEDLLVLFRHVHRIIGEWLPAVNCALALYDERSGSLSFPYHVDDCEGSPELPGTLIGRFCSEVLQRGQPLLLTAECPLTRDLWQEFAALQGPRGWLGVPLNAQKGTIGVLMVKSAPATQGYAEQDQELLQYVSAQLATAIERKQLHARLHYMAEYDQLTHLPNRELLRERLRLALARARRESGRMALLYVDLDKFKEVNDTCGHAVGDMLLQAVANRLKACIRESDTVARIGGDEFVILLENVQHSDDAQRVAEKIRRALDEPLRLDGHSLSILPSIGIGLYPEHGQEEKQLFKHADEAMYAAKRAHKSHSNA